In Pseudoalteromonas nigrifaciens, the sequence CTTCTAAGTGCATATCACTGCCAAGTATTTGCTGACTTAGTTGCTGCTCTTTTAAATCATTTTTTAAGTTATTGGCATTTTTAATAGCGGCTAATACTTCGCGCAGCGCTTGGCCTTCAATAATTGTAAAACTAAAGCTAACTTGTTGGCCATTATTTATTTTTTTTATATTGCTAATAACACTATCACTATTAAGTGCGTAAAGCCCCGTTTTTAAATCTGTGAGTGTTGGGTCTAGTTTAGCAAGTAATTGGTAACGCCAGCAGTTTTCTACCCAGTTATTGGCTTGCCATTGCTTACATAACTGATTAAAGCCAGTACCTTTTTTCACTTCAAATTGGGTGTTATTCGCTACTTTTAATGGGCTATGGAGCGTTGCTTGTAATTGCTGATAACCAAAAACACTGGTAATTATAGCTAATAATAATACCGATAAAGTAACTTTTAACACTTAGCCTCCTTGGCTAATAATTTATTTAATAATAACTGGCTATGCACAATATCAAAGCTACGCTGCTCAAGACGATTAATAGGCACTACGCCCATTAAGCTATTACAGATAAAAACCGCATCTGCTTCAAGCAAGTCTGCAATACTTACGCACTTAAAATCAACGGCTAATTTATCACATAATGATTGTAGATAAACCCCCTTTATCCCGCACTCATTAAGGCTTGGGGTAAATAATTTATTTTGCTTAATAGCAATAATATTTGCTGCAGAGGCTTCTATCACATTGTTGTTATAATCAAGTACAAGCACATCATCACAAGGTTGCGTTTGCAGCGCTTTTTTTATTAATACTTGTTCAAGGCGGTTTAGTGTTTTGAGCCCTGCAAGCAAGGGTTGTGCGGCTAGTTTAATGGGGCTGATGTTAAGGCTTATACCCTCATTTGCCAGTCTGCTGTAATTTTGAGGATACTCTAAAACACTCAATAACACGGTTACATTACAGGTTTGCGGCAAACCATAACCGCGCCCTCCTTCGCCTCGCGTTATTACAATTTTAAGCACACACAACGTATGCTCCGCTATACTTTTAGCTATGTGAGCTTCAAGTTCAGCAATATCTACTAATGGAAAACCAAGTCGTGCAGCACATTCAATTAAACGTGCTTTATGATGTGACCAATGCTCTACTTGCCCATTTACTACTTTTGCAGTTGTAAAAAAGCCATCACCATAATTTAAGCCACGATCGTACGCGCTTATAGTGCTGTTTTTAACTGTTGTAATAATAGTTTGTGTGTTTTTTTGTGTTTTTTGCATATAAAAAAAGCCCAGTTAAACAACTGAGCTCTTATAGTCTGGTCTGTTGTTAAAAAAGATTATACCTTTTTAAACAGTAACGAGCCATTAGTACCACCAAAGCCAAACGAGTTACATAGTGCAAACTCTAATTTTGCATCTCGGGCAGTGTGCGGTACATAGTCTAAATCGCACCCTTCATCTGGGTTATCAAGATTAATTGTTGGGGTAACTTTTTGATCGGTTAACGACAATATTGAAATAATCGACTCAACCGAACCAGCAGCACCTAATAAGTGACCCATCATAGATTTAGATGAACTCACCATTACGTCTTTTGCTGCACTGCCAAAAACACTTTTAACGGCCGAGGTTTCTGCTTTGTCGCCTGCATGAGTCGATGTACCATGTGCGTTAATGTAACCAATTTGGTCCGCATTTACTTGCGCATCGTTTAGCGCATTTTCCATCGCTAATGCTGCGCCTGCACCATCTTCTGGTGGTGAAGTCATATGAAATGCATCACCACTCATACCAAAACCAACTAGTTCTGCGTAAATTTTTGCACCACGTGCTTTTGCGTGTTCGTATTCTTCAACAACCACAACACCCGCACCATCTGATAATACAAAACCATCGCGGTCTTTATCCCAAGGACGCGAAGCCGCTTGTGGATCATCGTTGCGTGTTGAAAGTGCACGAGCAGCATTAAAGCCCCCCATACCAATTGGTGTACAGGCTTTTTCAGCACCGCCAGCTACCATAGCATCTGCATCGCCATACGCTATCATACGAGCAGCATGGCCAATATTATGCAAACCCGTAGTACAGGCTGTAACAATAGAAATATTAGGGCCACGTAGTCCATTCATTATTGATAAATGACCAGAAATCATATTAATAATGGTAGAAGGTACATAAAATGGGGATAACTTACGCGGTCCACTATTAAGTAGTTTTATATGGTTTTCTTCAATAAGCGTTAAACCACCAATACCTGAACCCACTGCTACGCCAATACGCGTCGCGTTTTGTTCAGTTACTTCAAGGCCTGAATCTTTAAATGCTTGGATCCCCGCGGCAATGCCGTATTGAATAAATAAATCCATTTTTTTAGCATCTTTTGCTGGCATATAAGCCGATGCATCAAAATCATTGATTAGACCCGCGAAATGCGTACCAAATTTTGATGTATCAAAGTGTGTGATAGTTTGAATACCACTTTTGCCATCTAATAAGCCCTGCCAGGTTGATTGCACATCATTACCTAGCGGCGTCAACATTCCTAAGCCAGTTACGACAACTCGACGTTTAGCCACGGTTTGCCTCCAATAAGGTGTTTTATAAGGGGATAATAATACCCAAGCAACTTCAAAGTACTCGTCTCAAATTAGATTTAAAACGCATAATACCAATAAAATCAGTGTAAATTAGATTGATGTTTAGCTTTGCTTTGAATCATATACTTTGAAGTGGTTTGGATATAGAGATTAAGGGCAGCGAATGCTGCCCTTAATATGCGATTAATTACTCAGCGTGAGCTGTAACGTAATCGATAGCAGATTGTACTGTAGTGATTTTTTCAGCTTCTTCATCAGGGATCTCAGTATCAAACTCTTCTTCAAGAGCCATTACTAATTCAACTGTATCAAGAGAATCTGCACCTAAGTCATCTACGAAAGAAGATTCATTCTTCACTTCTTCTTCTTTAACACCTAGTTGTTCGATGATAATTTTCTTTACGCGTTCTTGGATATCGCTCATTCTTCTTTCCTTTATTAAAAACGCCAATGCGTTATTTTCAGATTGCGGCGTAGTTTACGTCGCATAATTCTCTGATTCAATCTTTTGACCATAAATAATTGTCTGGTCAAACCTCTTGAGTGTACGTTTCGTCTTTTATCGCTTATTTTAACCACGATTTCAAGTATGTTTAAAGCAAGATTGCCAATAATTCAATCTTTTTTGGCAATTTAATTACTTATATTTAATTACTTTCTTTGCACATAGGCTATTAAACCATGTACATCGCACCATTTACATGCAAAGTTTCACCCGATACATACGCAGCCGCATCTGACGCTAGGTAACATACAGCAGCAGCAATTTCATCTGGTTGCCCTAAACGCCCTGCTGGTACATTTGCCAGTGTGGCTGCTTTTTGCTCATCCGTAAGACCATCAGTCATATCGGTTTGAATAAAACCAGGCGCAACTACGTTTACCGTAATACCACGCGACGCTACTTCGCGTGCTAGTGACTTAGAAAAGCCAATAACACCGGCTTTAGCCGCTGCATAGTTAGCTTGCCCAGCATTACCCATAGTGCCCACTACTGAGCCAATATTGATAATACGACCGTTCTTTTTCTTCATCATTGGGCGTAATACCGCCTTAGATAAACGGAATATAGAACTTAAGTTAGTGTCGATAATATCATCCCACTCACTTTCTTTCATGCGCATTAATAAATTATCGCGAGTGATGCCGGCATTATTTACCAATACGTCAACATCGCCAAAATCAGCTTTAATCGCCGCCAATGTCGCCTCAATAGATGCAGGATCAGTTACGTTTAACGCATAGCCTTTACCGCTTTCACCTAAATACTCGCTAATTTTAGCAGCGCCCGACTCACTGGTTGCCGTACCCGCTACTTTTGCGCCTTGGGCAACTAAAGTAGTTGCAATGGCTTTACCAATACCACGGCTAGCGCCCGTGATCAGGACAACTTTGCCCGCTAATGAAAATAAATTAGTCATATTTTATACTCTTATTTTGCAGCATCAATTGAGGCACAGTCGTTAACTGAACCACAGATCATTGCTTTATCAATTCGTTTTGCAAGGCCAGTTAATACTTTGCCTGGGCCAAATTCGTAGCTTTGCGTTACACCTTGTGCGACTAATGCTTGTACTGTTTCAGTCCAGCGTACTGGGCTGTATAACTGGCGTACTAATGCGTCTTTAATTGCATCAGCTGACGTTTCAGCTTTTACATCAACATTATTAATAACAGCGCATTTAGGCGTGTTAAATGTTAACGCAGCTAAATCAATAGCTAGCTTTTCAGCGGCCGGCTTCATTAGCTCACAATGCGATGGTACGCTAACAGCAAGTGGCAATGCACGTTTTGCACCTGCATCTTTACACGCTTGAGAAGCGCGATCTACAGCCGCTTTATGGCCTGCAATAACAACTTGCCCAGGAGAATTATAATTTACCGGAGAAACCACTTCACCCTGCGCTGCAGCGGCGCAAGCCGCTTTGGTTTCATCGTCGCCTAAGCCAATAATAGCAGCCATTGAACCCACACCTGCAGGTACGGCTTCTTGCATATATAAACCACGGTTCTCTACTAGCTTTACCGCTTCACTCAAGCTTATTACTTCGCTACATACTAATGCTGAGTACTCACCTAAGCTGTGTCCAGCCATAACAACATCTGCATCTGGGTTAGCTGCTAACCAGTCACGGTAAATAGCAACACTGGCTGTTAATAATGCAGGTTGAGTGCGGTGAGTTTGATTTAGTTTTTCTTCTGGGCCATTAAGAACCAGTTCTGCTAGGTCATATCCTAACGCCGCTGACGCTTCGCTAAAAGTTGCTTTAACAATGTCTGAGCTTTGGAGTAACTCAGTTAACATGCCAACACTTTGTGAGCCTTGACCTGGAAATAGAATTGCAATTTGTTGTGCCATATTTTGCTCTTTTTAATTAAACAAATAAATAATGTTATAAACACGGCAACTCAATTACTACTCGTTCACCGTGTCTTTAGAATGTATTTTTTCAAAAATTGCGGCTATTTTGTCAGGAAGTTGGCGTTCAACCTCCTTTACCGCTTCATCAATTGCTGCTTGAAATGCTTTAGCTGAGGCATTTCCATGGCTTTTAACCACAATACCGCGCAATCCTACCAGACTTGCACCGTTATACTGGTCGGGGTTCACCCTTTTATAGAGTTTTTTTATTATTGGGCTCAGCATAAACGCCATGCATTTATATACGAGGTGCTTTTCAAGCGCGGCGGTAAACTTATTCATTATAAGTTTTGCAATCCCTTCACAGGTTTTAAGCGCCACATTACCCACAAAGCCTTCGCATACAATAACATCGGCTTTTCCGGTAAATATATCGCTACCTTCACTGTAACCAATATAGTTGATTAAAGGGCTTTGCTGCATTAATTGTGCAGCTTGCTTAATATCTTCATGGCCTTTGATATCTTCAGAGCCAATATTTAATAAACTTACTTTGGGATTATCGCAGCCAAGTGCTTGCCCTGCGACTACCGACCCCATAATGCCAAATTGATATAAGGTTTGCGCATCGCAATGTACGTTAGCACCCAGATCGAGTAAATAAACAGGGTTTTTTCGCTCTGTAGGTACCGCAGAAATAAGTGCTGGACGTTTTACACCAGGAAGCATTTTTAACACGTAATGTGCCATAAAGAATAACGCGCCAGTATTACCTGAACTTACGCATGCTTGAGCCTCGCCCGATTTAACTAAGTTAAGGGCAACGCGCATAGATGAATCTTTTTTGGAGCGTACAGCAACACCGGGCTTACATGCATTTGTAACAACTTCGCTACAGTGGCGAATAATAAGTCGAGGGTGTGCTAGTGAATCGAGTGATTCGAGTTGTTTTGATATGACTTGCTCATTTCCGCATAAAATTAGCGTTAAATTAGCATGAGCATTTACCGCGTTAACGGCAGCGGGGATAGATGAACGGGGGCCGTAATCGCCCCCCATCATATCTAACGCTATGGTTAGATTATTCAGCATAAAGAAATCTCTTATTTAGAAATTACTTGAACGCCTTTGTAGTAACCATCTGCAGTCACATGGTGGCGACGATGAGTCTCACCAGATGTTTGATCTACAGTTAAGCTTGGACCACTAATCGCATCGTGTGAACGGCGCATGCCGCGTCTTGCACGAGACTTTTTGCTTTTTTGTACAGCCATAGTCTTCTCCTAAGAATCTTTCTTAAGTTGTTTCAAAATATCAAATGGATTAGGTTTCTCATCTTCCGCCTTTAAAACACCAAAGCTGGCAGGCTTTGCTGAATAACTGCATGAAGCTTCGTTGTGGGTAGAGACCAATGGAACTGCTAAAATTAATTCGTCTTCAATTAAATTAAAAACGTTAATTTCACCATTTTCATCAAGCGCTACTTCATCGTAGTCTTCTGGAAAAATGTCTGATTCTGTTTCATCACCAACTGGTGAATAAACAAAATCTTGCACCAAATCCAACCCTAAATCACCATTACAACGTTGACAAGTGACAGTTACGTGTGTGGACAAATTGCCTCTAATCACAACAAAACCTTGGTCGTCGTTTTTGCAATGAATTTTTACCGCTATTTCACCTACTTCTTCCTGCACAACTTCTCGTAAACGAGTTAGTTTCTCAAGCGGTACAATGCCGTCATACTTTAAACGGTGTTGCGCTGCTTTGCCTGGATGAAGAGTGATGGGAATTTTCACCTTTTGCATAGGGGCTGCATCATATAGATAGTTAGTTGGTTAGTCAAAGTAAAAAACCATATTTACGTGGTTTTTCACGTGTTTTACTCACGGATCTGATTTATCCTAACTCAATCTGATTTTGGTTAGGAAAACAATCTATGAAGTACCCACTTATATTAGCCTCAAGCTCACCCTTTAGGCAGTCTTTATTACAAAAATTCAATCTACCATTCGATACATTTTCACCGAATGTTGACGAGTCAGCATTAAACAATGAAACCCCTGCACAACTAGTTAAGCGTTTAAGTGAATTAAAAGCCCGCGCAGCTAGTAAACACTTTAGTAAAGGCTTAGTGATTGGCTCAGATCAGGTTGCTGTATTTAATGAGCAAATTTTAGGTAAACCTCATAATAAACACAATGCCGTAAAACAGTTATCCCTTTTTAGCGGCCATAGTGTAACATTTTTAACTGGCCTGTGCGTTTACGATCTTACATCTGGGGAGAGTAAAACCTGCATTGAACCATTTAATGTTACTTTCAAAACACTCACTGATGCGCAAATAAGTGCTTATTGCGATGCTGAGCAGCCCTATAATTGCGCAGGCAGTTTTAAAAGTGAAGGCCTAGGAATTTGTTTATTTGAAAAATTAACTGGAGACGATCCCAACAGTTTAATTGGTTTACCACTGATCAAACTCAGCCAATTATTAGCTGAGTTTGGCCTTGATGTGCTAAGTGCGCAATCAAATACCCCCCTTAGTTAATGCTCAGGCAGCAATAACTGTTGCAACTGCTGATAACTATCAACAGTTGCAATCGGGTTAAACTCGCTAAGTTGCTTTGCGTTATGTACACCCATAGTGACACCTATGCTATCCATACCCGCGGCTTGCGCCATTGCCATATCAATTTTTGTATCGCCAATCATAACCGCTTCATCGGCGCTTATGCCAAGCTCTGCTAATAATTGAAACAACATATCCGGCGATGGCTTAGAGCTTGCGTCATCACTACTACGCGTTGCACTAAAATAATGCCCTAACTCACTTTGGTGTAATAAACGATCGAGTCCTGCGCGCCCTTTACCTGTTGCCACGGCTAAAATAATGCCACTGTGCTGTAGTGCTAATAGCACTTTTTCTACATCGGCAAATAATGGTGTAGCCGTAGTATCTGTTTGGTAATGCTGCTTATATCCACTAATTAACGCTTGATGCTGCGCTCTATGCAGCGGAAATAATACCGCAATGGCTTTATCAAGCGACAAACCAATAATGCTTTTTGTTGCTTCATTGCTTGGCGGTTCTATATTTAACGCAACGGCACTGCTGCAAATACAATTAACTATTTTAGTTATTGAATCCATTACTGTGCCGTCCCAATCAAAAATAACCAGCTTGTACTTTTTGAGCGAACTGACTGCTATCACGTTTTATTAGCACGCAATTTAACTAGGCAATTAGCCAGTGCTTTATCAAGCGGTGCTTCTACGCGCATGGTTGTTTCGTTTTTAGGATGATAAAAAGTTAAGTCATGAGCATGTAAAAACAAACGATTTAACCCTGTTTTACGCATCGAATTATCAAACTCTTCATCGCCATATTTATCATCACACGCAATGGGATGCCCTTTGCATTGTGTATGCACACGTATTTGGTGAGTACGCCCGGTAACCGGTGACGCCTGCACTAACGAGCACTCGTTAAAGCGCTCAAGCACTTTAAAGCGGGTATGTGAGGGTTTACCTTCAGTGTTATCTACACGCACTACGCGCTCCCCAGACTTAAGCGTATTTTTACGCAGCCCTTCGGTAACATTTTTAGTTTTAGAGTCCCATTGGCCATCAACTAGCGCCCAATAGTTTTTTTCCATGGTTTTTTCACGTAACTGCTCATGTAAAGCAGTCAGTACTGAACGGCGCTTAGCAATTAATAAACACCCCGACGTATCGCGATCTAGTCTATGCACAAGCTCTAAACTGCGCTCTTCTGGGCGTAATACTCGCAGCGCTTCAATTAAACCATAACTTAAGCCACTACCACCATGTACCGCCATACCCGATGGTTTATTAATAACAATCAGGTATTTATCTTCAAATATAATATCATTTTCAAGGCGTGTTACTTTATCAAGTTTTGAAGGCACAAACTCTTCTCGTTCTGCCACCCTAATTGGCGCAATACGAAGAACATCTTCTAGCTGCAGTTTATATACCGGCTTAATGCGTTTTTTATTAACGCGCACCTCACCTTTACGCAAAAGTTTATAAATTGCGCTTTTAGGCACCCCTTTTAAATGGGTAATAAGAAAGTTATCAATTCGTTGACCTAAATGGTCTTCGTTGATCGTGACATAAGTTACTTGTAAGTCGTTTTTTTCTGACATTGCCTAATCACTAATTTAAGAAAAATAATTTAGTTGCTAACACAGTTATAATAGTGGGATAATCAGCAGCGCAAATATTTAGTATTTGCAAATAACAACGGTGCTTTTTAACGCAGTAATACATTCGTGATGCACATTCTGGGTAATTGATCATACAGATCCGAGTTAAGTTTTCCAAAGCTTTTATACATACCCAGTCAACACGTGCGATCAATTAGCGGCAATGCGCGTAATATATTGCCAGTTAAGTTTGAACATGAATTGATTTTTAATGCGATTGAAAAAGCAATGAACAGATAATTTGTCTGATAGTGACGACGTAAAAACGTCGTTCAGCACTTGCTCAATTGTAGTACCGTACAGCAGCTTATTTAGAACTAAAAAATCTAATAAATAAGTCGTCATTAACATTGGCAGCGATTTTTGCTCACAAAAATGGATTTTAGTAGTACATCACATTGTATTACTCACTTACTTAACGAGCCCTATGCGCCTAAATATGAACGGCATTTAATAAGATTAGTATGACAGGCCAACTTCTGGGTAAAACGTGTAACGTAGCTGAAAAGCCGACAGTTTTAGCCCTGCTATGAATTTAATAGTAATAAATACACTATTGTTTGCCTGCATTTAAAAATACTGCGTACGCAAAAAAACAGAGCCGTTCCATTAAAGACCCAGTCGTGAGGCTGCACATTCTAAAAATAGGAATAACTGAACAGACGTGAAAACAGCGTCATGTCAGCGACACAAACTAGTAGAGTAACAATATGAAACGTATGCTAATCAATGCAACGCAGCAAGAAGAAATGCGCGTAGCACTGGTTGACGGCCAGCGCCTATATGATTTAGATATAGAAAGCCCAGGTCACGAACAGAAAAAAGCCAATATTTATAAAGGCAAAATCACTCGCATTGAACCATCTCTTGAAGCAGCATTTGTTGAATACGGTGCTGATCGTCATGGTTTCCTTCCTTTAAAAGAAATTGCCCGTACTTACTTCCCAGCTGGGTATACTTTCCATGGCCGTCCGAATATTCGTGACGTGATCAAAGAAGGTCAAGAAGTTATAGTACAAGTTGATAAAGAAGAGCGTGGCCAAAAAGGCGCAGCACTTACTACCTTTATCAGCGTTGCCGGTAGCTACTTAGTTTTAATGCCTAATAATCCTCGTGCTGGCGGTATATCTCGTCGCATTGAAGGTGATGAGCGTACTGAACTAAAAGAGTCACTTAGTCGTTTAGAACTTCCTAAAGGTATGGGCTTAATTGTTCGTACTGCTGGTGTTGGCAAATCGTTTGAAGAATTAAACTACGATTTAAAAGCCTTACTTGTTCATTGGGAAGCAATTGGTGTTGCAGCCGACAGTGCTAAAGCGCCGTTTTTAATACACCAAGAAAGCAATGTAATATTTCGTGCAATTCGCGACTATTTACGTCGTGATATTGGCGAAATATTAATTGATAAACCACGTGTTTTTGAAGAAGCTAAAGCGCATATTGAACGTTTTCGCCCTGACTTTATGAGCCGTGTTAAGCTTTATCAAGGTGATACGCCATTATTTACGCATTACCAAATTGAAAGCCAAATTGAGTCTGCGTTCCAGCGTGAAGTACGCTTGCCTTCAGGTGGTTCAATTGTAATTGATCCTACAGAAGCATTAACCTCTATCGATATTAACTCGTCTAAAGCAACAAAAGGCGGCGATATTGAAGAAACAGCACTTAATACTAACTTAGAAGCAGCAGATGAAATTGCACGTCAATTACGTCTTCGCGACTTAGGTGGCTTAATTGTTATCGATTTTATCGATATGACACCACCACGCCATCAGCGTGAAGTAGAAAACCGTCTAAAAGACGCTGTTCGTCCTGATCGTGCTCGTGTGCAAATTGGTAAAATTTCACGTTTTGGTTTACTCGAAATGTCGCGTCAGCGTCTGCGCCCTTCATTAGGTGAAGCAAGCCAAGGCCCATGTCCACGTTGTAGTGGTCAAGGTACGATTCGTTCTAACGAATCAATTGCACTGTCTATTTTGCGTTTAATTGAAGAAGAAGCAATTAAAGACAACACTGCACAAGTTAATGCTCAAGTGCCTGTTGCTGTTGCCGCTTATTTATTAAATGAACAGCGCCGTAGTGTTCATCGCATGGAAAAACAACATAAGTGCGACATAGTGATCATTCCTAATCAACACATGGAAACACCACACTACGAAGTAATGCGCTTACGTAAAGACGAAACGATTGAAACAGTAAGCTATGGACAAATTGTTGCTCCAGAGCCTGAAGCATTTGAAATGTCTAAGTCGCCTGTAGCACCAGTACGTGAAGAGCCAATGTTAAAAGGCGTTGTAATGCCTGCAGCACCAGCTCCACAAGCGGCTCCTGCTAACGTTGTTGCCCCTGCTGAAACTAAAGCGCAAAGCGGTTTACTGGATGCAATTGGTAAGTGGTTTAAATCTTTATTCGCCAGCGAAACCGTTGAAGTGAAAAAAGAAGAAACACAAAAACAGCAACAAGAAACGCGCGATAATACGCGTAATAACGATAATCGTCGCCGTAATAACAACAATCAGCGTCGCCGTAATAACCCTCGTTCTAAGCCACGCACTGAGCGTACTGCGGATGAAGAGGTTAAAACTAACTCTGTATCAACACCTGAAGCAGCAACGCAAACTAACGAGAACCAAGAGAGAGGCGAGAATCGCAATAAGCGTCGTCGCAATCCTAATTCACGTAAGCGCCCAGAGCCACGCACTGAAGAGAAAGATGCAGTAAAAGTTGATGCACCTGCAAAAGCAGAAGCTGAAACTAAGCCAGTTCAAGCCGAAGAGCCAAAGGATCAAAAACCAAAGGTTCGTCGCCAGCGTCGTAATTTGCGTAAAAAAGTACGCCTGCAAGATGAAAATGCTGAGCAGGTACAAACAACAGATGAAACACCTGTACAAGCTACAGAAAAAGAAACACCAGTAGCCCAAGAGCAAGCACCTGTTGTAGAAAAGCAAACTCAAACAGCGGCAGAAAAAACAGCTCATATTAAAGAAGAAAAAGTTGAAGATGTTGATTCTAACGATGAAACACCTACAACCGAAGACGAGCAAGAGCAAACTCGTACACGTTCACGTCGCTCACCTCGTCATCTTCGTGCATCAGGTCAGCGTCGTCGTCGCCCTGAAGGTGAAGGCAATGAAGCTAAGTCAGATGAAGCACCGGCATTTGTTCCTGTTGCCGACCAAGCTGCTGCAGAGTATGAAGCAGAGCTTAAAGCTAAATCTGCAGCTACACCTGCGGATGCAGCGCAACAAGTTGAACAAGCCGTTGCGGTTGAAGACTTAGCCAAAGTTGAAGCTGTAGAAGAGCCAGTACAAACTGAAGAGCCAGCTAAAGTTGAAACTCCAGTTGTAACTGAAGAGCCAGCTAAGGTTGAAACTCCAGTAGCCGCTGAAGAGCCAGCTAAAGTTGAAACGCCAGTAGCAGCTGAAGAGCCAGCTAAAGTTGAAACCCCAGTAGTTACTGAAGAACCAGCTAAAGTTGAAACTCCATTAGTAACTGAAGAGCCAGCTAAAGTTGAAACCCCAGTAGTTACTGAAGAGCCAACTAAAGTTGAAGCGCCAGTGGTAACTGAAGAGCCAGCTAAAGTTGAAGCGCCAGTGGTAACTGAAGAGCCAACTAAAGTTGAAACTCCAGTGGTAACTGAAGAGCCAGCTAAAGTTGAAACTCCAGTGGTAACTGAAGAGCCAGCTAAAGTTGAAACTCCAGTAGTAACTGCAGCACCACATGTTAAAACAGCGATAGCTCAAGGGTCAGCAAGTGCGCCAATGGCACAGCCTACCCCTGTAGCTGATAGCGAAGTAAAACATACATCTGTTGCTATGGCTCACGATAAACGTGAACTAGTGCCAGACAGTGGTTTGCGTGCGGGTTCAATCA encodes:
- the fabD gene encoding ACP S-malonyltransferase; amino-acid sequence: MAQQIAILFPGQGSQSVGMLTELLQSSDIVKATFSEASAALGYDLAELVLNGPEEKLNQTHRTQPALLTASVAIYRDWLAANPDADVVMAGHSLGEYSALVCSEVISLSEAVKLVENRGLYMQEAVPAGVGSMAAIIGLGDDETKAACAAAAQGEVVSPVNYNSPGQVVIAGHKAAVDRASQACKDAGAKRALPLAVSVPSHCELMKPAAEKLAIDLAALTFNTPKCAVINNVDVKAETSADAIKDALVRQLYSPVRWTETVQALVAQGVTQSYEFGPGKVLTGLAKRIDKAMICGSVNDCASIDAAK
- the fabG gene encoding 3-oxoacyl-ACP reductase FabG, with amino-acid sequence MTNLFSLAGKVVLITGASRGIGKAIATTLVAQGAKVAGTATSESGAAKISEYLGESGKGYALNVTDPASIEATLAAIKADFGDVDVLVNNAGITRDNLLMRMKESEWDDIIDTNLSSIFRLSKAVLRPMMKKKNGRIINIGSVVGTMGNAGQANYAAAKAGVIGFSKSLAREVASRGITVNVVAPGFIQTDMTDGLTDEQKAATLANVPAGRLGQPDEIAAAVCYLASDAAAYVSGETLHVNGAMYMV
- the yceD gene encoding 23S rRNA accumulation protein YceD; the encoded protein is MQKVKIPITLHPGKAAQHRLKYDGIVPLEKLTRLREVVQEEVGEIAVKIHCKNDDQGFVVIRGNLSTHVTVTCQRCNGDLGLDLVQDFVYSPVGDETESDIFPEDYDEVALDENGEINVFNLIEDELILAVPLVSTHNEASCSYSAKPASFGVLKAEDEKPNPFDILKQLKKDS
- the plsX gene encoding phosphate acyltransferase PlsX, with the translated sequence MLNNLTIALDMMGGDYGPRSSIPAAVNAVNAHANLTLILCGNEQVISKQLESLDSLAHPRLIIRHCSEVVTNACKPGVAVRSKKDSSMRVALNLVKSGEAQACVSSGNTGALFFMAHYVLKMLPGVKRPALISAVPTERKNPVYLLDLGANVHCDAQTLYQFGIMGSVVAGQALGCDNPKVSLLNIGSEDIKGHEDIKQAAQLMQQSPLINYIGYSEGSDIFTGKADVIVCEGFVGNVALKTCEGIAKLIMNKFTAALEKHLVYKCMAFMLSPIIKKLYKRVNPDQYNGASLVGLRGIVVKSHGNASAKAFQAAIDEAVKEVERQLPDKIAAIFEKIHSKDTVNE
- a CDS encoding HAD-IA family hydrolase, whose product is MIAVSSLKKYKLVIFDWDGTVMDSITKIVNCICSSAVALNIEPPSNEATKSIIGLSLDKAIAVLFPLHRAQHQALISGYKQHYQTDTTATPLFADVEKVLLALQHSGIILAVATGKGRAGLDRLLHQSELGHYFSATRSSDDASSKPSPDMLFQLLAELGISADEAVMIGDTKIDMAMAQAAGMDSIGVTMGVHNAKQLSEFNPIATVDSYQQLQQLLLPEH
- the acpP gene encoding acyl carrier protein — protein: MSDIQERVKKIIIEQLGVKEEEVKNESSFVDDLGADSLDTVELVMALEEEFDTEIPDEEAEKITTVQSAIDYVTAHAE
- the fabF gene encoding beta-ketoacyl-ACP synthase II; its protein translation is MAKRRVVVTGLGMLTPLGNDVQSTWQGLLDGKSGIQTITHFDTSKFGTHFAGLINDFDASAYMPAKDAKKMDLFIQYGIAAGIQAFKDSGLEVTEQNATRIGVAVGSGIGGLTLIEENHIKLLNSGPRKLSPFYVPSTIINMISGHLSIMNGLRGPNISIVTACTTGLHNIGHAARMIAYGDADAMVAGGAEKACTPIGMGGFNAARALSTRNDDPQAASRPWDKDRDGFVLSDGAGVVVVEEYEHAKARGAKIYAELVGFGMSGDAFHMTSPPEDGAGAALAMENALNDAQVNADQIGYINAHGTSTHAGDKAETSAVKSVFGSAAKDVMVSSSKSMMGHLLGAAGSVESIISILSLTDQKVTPTINLDNPDEGCDLDYVPHTARDAKLEFALCNSFGFGGTNGSLLFKKV
- the rpmF gene encoding 50S ribosomal protein L32; translated protein: MAVQKSKKSRARRGMRRSHDAISGPSLTVDQTSGETHRRHHVTADGYYKGVQVISK
- a CDS encoding Maf family protein; translated protein: MKYPLILASSSPFRQSLLQKFNLPFDTFSPNVDESALNNETPAQLVKRLSELKARAASKHFSKGLVIGSDQVAVFNEQILGKPHNKHNAVKQLSLFSGHSVTFLTGLCVYDLTSGESKTCIEPFNVTFKTLTDAQISAYCDAEQPYNCAGSFKSEGLGICLFEKLTGDDPNSLIGLPLIKLSQLLAEFGLDVLSAQSNTPLS
- the pabC gene encoding aminodeoxychorismate lyase; translated protein: MQKTQKNTQTIITTVKNSTISAYDRGLNYGDGFFTTAKVVNGQVEHWSHHKARLIECAARLGFPLVDIAELEAHIAKSIAEHTLCVLKIVITRGEGGRGYGLPQTCNVTVLLSVLEYPQNYSRLANEGISLNISPIKLAAQPLLAGLKTLNRLEQVLIKKALQTQPCDDVLVLDYNNNVIEASAANIIAIKQNKLFTPSLNECGIKGVYLQSLCDKLAVDFKCVSIADLLEADAVFICNSLMGVVPINRLEQRSFDIVHSQLLLNKLLAKEAKC